DNA sequence from the Calderihabitans maritimus genome:
ATACACCGCGAGACTTCATACCCACCAACCGGTTTTCGACCATATCGATAATGCCCACTCCATTAGCGGCGGCAACTTCGTTAAGGTACTCTACCAGAGCAACCGGGTCATATTCCTTCCCGTTAACCTTTACAGGCACTCCTTTTTCAAATTCAATCTCTACATATTCCGGTCGGTCGGGAGCTTCCTCCGGAGGAGTTATAATTAAGTAAACATGTCGCTTAGGCTCGTTCCAGGGATCTTCCAGGTCTCCTCCTTCATGACTCAAGTGCCACAGGTTGCGGTCCATGCTATAGGGATGTTCTTTAGTAACCGGTACCGGTATGCCCCTTTCCCGTGCATAATCAATGGCTTGCTCCCGAGAACGAATGTTCCATTCTCTCCACGGCGCTATGATTTTGAGATCAGGGTTAAGCGCTTTAACAGTAAGCTCAAAACGCACCTGGTCGTTCCCTTTACCCGTGGCTCCGTGAGCTACCGCTTCGGCCCCTTCTTTTTCCGCAATTTCTACCAATTTTTTAGCAATTAAAGGCCGGGCAAAAGAAGTACCCAGAAGATACTTTCCTTCATAAATAGCTCCTGCCTTTAAAGTCGGAAAAATAAAGTCTTCCACAAATTCCCTCTTCACATCTTCAATATAGATTTTACTGGCTCCGCTCTTAGTGGCCTTCTCCCGTAAAGGAGCCAACTCTTCCCCCTGCCCCACATCGGCTACCATAGCAATTACCTCGTACCCGTAATTTTCTTTTAACCAGGGGATAATAATAGAAGTGTCCAGTCCACCCGAATATGCCAAGACAACTTTTTTAGCCACAACCATTCTCCTTTCTTAAAAACTTTAACTTGAGCACTAACCTTAAAGAAGCAAAGCCAAAATAGCCTTCTGAGCATGAAGCCTGTTCTCCGCCTGATCAAAAATTGCTGATTGAGGTCCTTCCATTACCTCCTCGGTAATCTCTTCCCCCCGGTGGGCTGGCAGGCAATGGAGAACAATCGCATCCGGGCGGGCGTAGTGTAGCAAATCCTCGTTGATCTGGTAGCGGCTAAACACTTTTTTGCGTTCTACCGCTTCCTTCTCTTGTCCCATACTGGCCCATACATCGGTGTATAACACATCCGCCTCCCGCGCCGCCTCCAAAGGATCCTCGGTAATCGTAATTTCGCCACCCGTCTTCCGGGCGTCCTCCCGGGCCCAATCTACAACCTGTTTAGGAGGCTGGTACCCTGGAGGTGATGCGACAATTACTTTCATTCCCGTCTTCGCTCCTCCGATGAGGAGAGAATTGGCCACGTTGTTTCCGTCCCCGATATATCCCAGCTTCAAACCGGCTAAAGCGCCTTTCTTCTCCCGAATAGTCATTAGGTCGGCCAATACCTGGCAAGGATGGAACATATCGGTGAGACCGTTAATCACCGGTATATCGGCATAACGGGCCAGGTCTTCCACTTCCTGTTGGGAATAAGTCCTTATCATAATGCCGTCGACATAGCGACTGAGAACCCGGGCGGTGTCCTGTATTGGCTCACCTCTTTTAATTTGAAGGTCCTGGCTGCTCAGAAATAATGGAAACCCTCCCAGTTGGTACATACCGACTTCAAAGGATACCCGTGTCCGCGTAGAAGGCTTCTGAAAAATCATCCCCAAAGTTTTACCTTCTAGAACGCGATGAGGCTCTCCCTTTTTTTGTTTCTCTTTAAACTGAAATGCCACCTCTAAAAAGTAAGTTATTTCTTCGGGAGTGAAATGGTAAAGAGTTAGAAAATCTCTTCCTTTGAATTTGCCGTCCAAGCTGTAGGTCACCAGCATACACCTCCTTATAGCACATTTATTCAAAAATTCGCTAAACTCACCCAACCCCTACATGCCATTTTTCTCTTCCAAATGCATCAAAGCTTCTTCCAGTATGCTTGTTACCTGGTCCACCTCTTGCCGGGAAATGTTAAGAGGAGGTAAGAAGCGCAGTACATAGTTATTGGCACAATTTATCAGCAGTCCTTTCTCCAGACAATATGAAACCACCGGGCCGCCGGGGACCGTTAATTCCATTCCCAACAGCAATCCTTTTCCCCGCACCTCTTTGACAAAAGGAAAGCGTTCCTTTAAAGCCTCTAGTTTACCGAGAAAGTAGTCTCCGACTTTCTCGGCGTTAGAAACCAGGTCCTCTTCCAGGAGGGCGGAAAAAGCCGCCACTCCAGCAGCACAGGCCAAAGGATTACCTCCGAAAGTTGAGGCATGATCCCCGGGCTGGAAGGCACGGGCTACTTCTTCTTTAGCCAGCAAAGCCCCAATGGGAACCCCGCCCCCCAGAGCTTTGGCCAGGGTCATTATGTCCGGTTCCACACCGTAATGTTCGTAGGCAAAAAGCTTCCCCGTCCTACCCATGCCACACTGTACTTCATCAAAGATCAAGAGAAGACCCTGTTCTTGACAAAGATTCTTAACCCCTCGGAGATACACAGGGTCGGCCACATTTACCCCGCCTTCACCCTGGATCGGTTCCAACATCACCGCACAGGTCTGCCTGGAAATAGCCTTCTTCAAAGCATCTAAATCATTAAAAGGTACGTATTTGAAACCCGCCGGAAGAGGTTCAAAGCCCTTATGAAATTTTTCCTGCCCTGTCGCCGTCAGGGTAGCCAGCGTTCGCCCATGGAAGGATTGTTTCATGGTGATAATCTCGAACTTTTCCGGGCCCGATTTCAGTTTGGCATATTTCCGGGCCAATTTTATTGCCCCCTCATTGGCTTCGGCCCCACTGTTGGCAAAAAAAACTTTATCAAAGACGGAGTTCTCTACTAACATCCGGGCGAGCTTCACCTGAGGTTCTATCCAGTACAAATTGGAGCAGTGCAACAGAGTTTCAGCTTGACGCTGTATCGCTTCTACCACCCGGGGGTGGCAATGACCCAGGGAGTTGACCGCCAAACCGCTTACAAAATCAAGATACTCTTTCCCGTCTGCGTCCCAAACCCGGCTGCCTTCCCCTCTGACCAGGGTTACGGGAAAGCGACTATAGGTATTCATTACACATTCCCGACCCTGGTCTATAATTTCCTTGTTGCTCATTTATACCCTCTCCCTTATCAAAAATCCATCTTTTATTACTTAACCACCATGGTACCGATCCCTTTTCGGGTAAATATTTCCAACAAAAGGGAATGGGGTATGCGTCCGTTAATTATATGTGCCCGGGAAACTCCTTCTTCTAGAGCCTCTACACAGCACTGGATTTTCGGTATCATCCCGCCGGAAATAATTCCGCGGTTAATTAAGCCCGGAACTTCGTCAACTTTAATACATGAAATCAAGGATTTTTTATCTTCCAAGTCGGCAAATATTCCTTCTACATCGGTAAGCAGTATTAACTTATGGGCCTTTAAAGCCCCGGCCACAGCTCCGGCTACGTAATCGGCATTGATGTTGTAAGTTTCTCCCTGCCGGCCTACGCCGATAGGAGCGATCACCGGGATGTACCCTTCCGTCACCAGGGTCTCAATCACCGCCGGATTAACCTTCCGCACCTCTCCTACGTAACCTATGTCTGCCGTTACCTCCTGACCGCTTTCATCATACCAGTTAGCCAATTTCTTCTCTGCTTGAATTAACTGACCATCCTTTCCACTCAAGCCAACCGCCTTTCCTCCCAGTTGATTGAGCAGAGCGACAATTTCCTGATTGATTTTACCGACCAAAACCATTTCCACAATTTCCATGGTTTCGCTGTCGGTTACGCGCAGTCCGTTTATAAATTCGGTTTTTTTACCCATTCTGTCCAGCATGGCGGTTATGGCGGGACCGCCTCCGTGCACTATCACCGGATTCATACCCACATAACGCATTAAAATTACATCCTGAATTACTGCTTCTTTTAAGCGGCAGTCCACCATGGCACTGCCACCGTATTTTATGACTACCGTTTTCCCGTAAAACTCTTTTATGTAAGGCAGCGCTTCAATCAGCACATTTACCTTTTCTGCACTCAAGTCGATTACCCCCAGTTTTCTTACGTTCTATAATCGGCATTGATGCGAACGTAATCATAGGATAAATCGCAGGTCCAGGCAGTAGCTTCCGCTTCCCCTTCTTTCAAATCAACTATCAGTTGTACCGTATCATTTCTCAGAATATTCTCCACCCGCTCTTCGCTAAAGTTAATCCCCCTTCCGTTCATCGCTACCACCTCCCGCCCGGCATTGCTGGCAAAACTGACCTCCACCAAATCCGGATTAAATTGGGCCCCGGAATAACCTAAAGCAGCCATAATTCTGCCCCAGTTGGCATCGTTTCCGAATAAGGCCGTCTTGACCAAATTGGAGGCAGCAATAGCTCTAGCAGCTTTCCTCGCTTCTTCAGCACTCTGGGCATTTAGTACCCGGACTTCCACCAGCTTAGTGGCACCTTCGCCGTCCCGGGCAATCATCTTGGCCAGCTCAACGCATACATGCTCCAATGCGTCAAGAAATTCCTGCCATCCGTTGCCAAACTCTTGAAGAACAGGATTTCCAGCCAAACCGTTCGCCAGAAGTACTACCATATCGTTGGTACTGGTGTCTCCATCTACTGTAATCATGTTGAAGGAGCGATCAACCGTTGTTGATAAAGCTTTTCGTAAACTTTTGGAAGATATATTCAAATCCGTAGTAATAAAGGCCAACATGGTGGCCATATTGGGATGGATCATTCCCGCTCCTTTGGCCATCCCTCCCACCGTTACTTCCCGGCCTCCTATTTCCGTCCGGAGGGCATATTCTTTGACGCACGTGTCGGTAGTCATGATAGCTTCTGCCGCCGCTCTTCCTCCCTGCGGGGAAAGTTCTGCCACAGCTCGCTCAATGCCTGTTTCAATTTTATCCATAGGCAGGGGAACCCCAATTACCCCGGTAGAGGCAACCACTACATGACGGGGGAGAATATTTAGTTTTTGAGCCGTTATTTCTGCCATACGCCGCGCATCTTGAAGCCCCTCAACGCCGGTACAGGCGTTGGCATTACCGCTGTTAACCACTATAGCCTGAGCAACTCCACCCTTCAAATGCTCTTGGCTGACCATTACAGGTGCCGCCTTCACCCGGTTGGTAGTAAAGACAGCAGCCGCAGCGGCAATCTTATCCATGCAAACTAGTGCTAAATCCTTTCCTTTTTCTTTTAAGCCGCAAGATACCCCGCTGGCCAAAGTACCGGGAACCGCGGTTACGCCACCGGAAATCACTTCATAATCTGCTGGTCTCATCATAATTCCTCCACTTCCCACAAAATTTGCAGCTTTACGGAAACACCGGTACGACTTCCAGACCCTCAGTTTCAGGAAATCCAAACATCAGGTTCATATTCTGTACTGCCTGGCCGGCCGCTCCTTTAACCAGATTGTCGATAGCCGATACAACTATCACTCGATTGGTCCGGTGATCCACCCGGAGGTTCAAGTCGCAGTAATTTGACCCGTAAACCCATTTGGTATGAGGCCACTGCTCTTCCGGTAAAATGCGTATAAAGGGCTCGTGCCGGTAATAATCAAGGTAAATCTCTCGTAACTTATCGCTATTTGTCGCTTCAGTCAGGGAAGCGTAAATGGTACTCAAAATCCCCCGCGTCATTGGAATAAGGTGAGGAGTAAAAGTAACCTTTACTTTCTCCCCGGCCAATTTGGCCAGTTCCTGCTCTATCTCAGGAGTATGACGGTGACGGGCGACGTTATAAGCACTTACATTTTCGTTACTCTCAGCAAAATGGGTAGCCAAAGTTAATTTCCTTCCCGCCCCCGAAATTCCTGACTTGGAATCAATAACAATGGAGTTCAAGTCAACCATTCTTTCTCTGACCAGAGGAGCCAGCCCGAGCAGGGTACTGGTAGGATAACATCCGGGATTGGCTATTAACTGGGCCTCTTTTATTTTCGACCGATTCACCTCAGGCAAACCGTACACGGAGATAGCCAGCAATTCCGGTTCCTTATGCTGCTCACCATACCATTCCTCATACGAATCGGCCTCATCAAAACGAAAATCGGCCCCCAAATCTATCACCTTGATTCCTGAATCAAGCGCCTTTCTTACTACGGGAGCAGAATACCCGTGAGGCAAAGCCACAAAAACTACATCTGCCTCACTGATTTTATCCAACATTTCCTGTTCCTTACAAATAAGCGAAACATGGCCTGAAAGGTGAGGATAAACGAAAGATAGCGGTTTGTCTACATGGCTTTGAGAAGTCACCCCCACCAACTGCACCCGCCGGTGCCGGCTGAGGAGACGTACCAATTCCACTCCAGCATATCCTGTGGCTCCTATCACTAATGCCTTAACCATGGGTTGTTCCTCCTAAAAAATTTCAAATAAATTTTACTTTTAATGCTTATAATTATACACTCCGATGTATAAAAATGCAATAATCGCCTAAAAAAAGTTCCCGGCTCCCCAGGAATCATGACTTTCCCTTGTCTCCTTCCTTATCATTTTCTTTACCCTCATCTTGGTTCTCTTCAGATGTCTCACCTGTCAATAAGTTCATAAGCAATCCCAAAAGAGCTGGGTTGATTTTCTGCCCGCTCTTTTTACCCAGCAGGTTTGACAACAGCGATAAATCGGGCATACCTTCCGTCTTTCCAGTCAGTAGAGGAAGCAAACTTAACAAAGCCGAACTGAAGTCTCCGCCCTCATCTGCGCTCCCCTTAACCCCCTTGGAATATACCGGCGGGATAGTCTCACTACCTATAAGACTTACAATAGTCAAAAGATTTATTAAACTAAGATAAATTATTATAAGGCTCGGATCAGTTTGTTGAATGTTCAACTGGGATATTAACCCAAGGAGGCTGTTAACCAAGTTTCCTTCCTCATTAACTAACTCTTCCCGGTTATCCTTATTTCGCATCTGTTCCCTCCTTTCCTTCAAGCTGACCCGTATTAAATATATTCAAGAAAAGGAAAGTATACCCCGTTAACCTTTAATTTTTTCATTTTTGTAACCACCGGCTTATTTTAAACATACGTTATAGTGGATGGTACTTTCGAGCAACCTACTCAACTTTTAAGGAACTTTTTCAGCCAGTAACAAATAAGTAAGCCACAACATATGCTGCAATAGAAAGGAGGGTTTCCAGGTGGGTGGCTTTTACTTTGGCCCTAGAGTAGTCTTTGCGTTATTTCTGATTCTGATCCTGCTGCTTTTTGATGGTTTCGGCGGCGGCTTCTGGTCCGCAGAAAAGTAAGAGCTTGGTATACCATTGAGTGATCTAACCAAAAAAGTGCGCTTTTTTATGTGCCACAGTATTCCTGCTCTTAACCCGACTGCCGCTCTAGGACCAGTAAAAAACGTCAAATTTTATATAAAAGGGGGGAAACCAATGCCTGACGGCTTCGGCTTCTTCGGACCTCAATTAGCTTTTGCTTTATTCCTTATCTTAATCCTGTTGTTATTTGCTGATAAGTAACAACTTGCCAGTCTATATTTAGGGGGGATATTAAATGGGTGGAGGTTTCGGTTTCTTCGGGCCTCAAGTAGCTTTTGCTTTGTTTCTTATCTTGATCCTGTTGTTATTTTCTGACAGTTAACAACTTACAACTTAAGGGGGGCAACCTTAATGGGCGGAATAGGTTTTAGTACTCAGTTTGCTTTTGCACTGTTTCTCATCTTGATTCTGTTGATATTTGCAGACGAATAATTGAGTAGGAGAAAGTGATTCGGTATACGGCGGTTCAAGATGATTGACGAAGATAGCGGTATGTTTCGACCAAGCTGATTAGCCCTTGGTTTCGCTTATTGGCGAAACCAAGGGCTTTATTTACCTGAGAGGTGTTGGCCGAAATAACAATACCCATGCCGAGCGCACAAAAAGATGGCTGCTCGCAGGGCAGCCTTTATTCATTGATTTAAAAGGGGCTACACTTTGGTAGCCCCCGCTGATGATTAAGGATATTAAGCTTCCAAAGTCGTTACTTCATCACTGCCGGTATCATCAGGGACAATGACGGCAGCCTGTAGCGCCTCCACACTGGCTCCTACTGCTTCCATGGTGTTCTTCAACGTGTTAACGGTCTGGCTGAAGGCCTGTAAAGTCTTTTTTAAAGCACCCCCATCAGAAAACAACAACAGGACCAAAATCAAAAAGACGGCAAAAGCTTCCCTGGAATTGAAACCCCCACCGGAACCGGCCATGGAAATTCAACCTCCTTTCTTGACAAAGTTTATCTGCAACAAAAACAATCCTTATATGTTCCCAAATTTGATTTTAAGCATCTCGTAAGATTGTACCAGGAGAACTAGAATTAAGAACATTTGAAAAGGGTTGCTCTCGCTTATAGACTTGTCACCGGAAAAAACCAGCAAGACAAAAATTAAAAATAAGGAAAAAGGATTTGCTTTTTTCGGTTTCTTATCTCCCTGCGGGCCATCTTGAGGCATCTTTTACCTCCTTCCGCCCCTAAATAAAAGCCATTAAAAAATGACCTTCATATTTACTTCTGTGATATATTA
Encoded proteins:
- a CDS encoding acetylornithine transaminase, with amino-acid sequence MSNKEIIDQGRECVMNTYSRFPVTLVRGEGSRVWDADGKEYLDFVSGLAVNSLGHCHPRVVEAIQRQAETLLHCSNLYWIEPQVKLARMLVENSVFDKVFFANSGAEANEGAIKLARKYAKLKSGPEKFEIITMKQSFHGRTLATLTATGQEKFHKGFEPLPAGFKYVPFNDLDALKKAISRQTCAVMLEPIQGEGGVNVADPVYLRGVKNLCQEQGLLLIFDEVQCGMGRTGKLFAYEHYGVEPDIMTLAKALGGGVPIGALLAKEEVARAFQPGDHASTFGGNPLACAAGVAAFSALLEEDLVSNAEKVGDYFLGKLEALKERFPFVKEVRGKGLLLGMELTVPGGPVVSYCLEKGLLINCANNYVLRFLPPLNISRQEVDQVTSILEEALMHLEEKNGM
- the argJ gene encoding bifunctional ornithine acetyltransferase/N-acetylglutamate synthase; translated protein: MRPADYEVISGGVTAVPGTLASGVSCGLKEKGKDLALVCMDKIAAAAAVFTTNRVKAAPVMVSQEHLKGGVAQAIVVNSGNANACTGVEGLQDARRMAEITAQKLNILPRHVVVASTGVIGVPLPMDKIETGIERAVAELSPQGGRAAAEAIMTTDTCVKEYALRTEIGGREVTVGGMAKGAGMIHPNMATMLAFITTDLNISSKSLRKALSTTVDRSFNMITVDGDTSTNDMVVLLANGLAGNPVLQEFGNGWQEFLDALEHVCVELAKMIARDGEGATKLVEVRVLNAQSAEEARKAARAIAASNLVKTALFGNDANWGRIMAALGYSGAQFNPDLVEVSFASNAGREVVAMNGRGINFSEERVENILRNDTVQLIVDLKEGEAEATAWTCDLSYDYVRINADYRT
- the argF gene encoding ornithine carbamoyltransferase, with the translated sequence MLVTYSLDGKFKGRDFLTLYHFTPEEITYFLEVAFQFKEKQKKGEPHRVLEGKTLGMIFQKPSTRTRVSFEVGMYQLGGFPLFLSSQDLQIKRGEPIQDTARVLSRYVDGIMIRTYSQQEVEDLARYADIPVINGLTDMFHPCQVLADLMTIREKKGALAGLKLGYIGDGNNVANSLLIGGAKTGMKVIVASPPGYQPPKQVVDWAREDARKTGGEITITEDPLEAAREADVLYTDVWASMGQEKEAVERKKVFSRYQINEDLLHYARPDAIVLHCLPAHRGEEITEEVMEGPQSAIFDQAENRLHAQKAILALLL
- the argB gene encoding acetylglutamate kinase, producing the protein MDLSAEKVNVLIEALPYIKEFYGKTVVIKYGGSAMVDCRLKEAVIQDVILMRYVGMNPVIVHGGGPAITAMLDRMGKKTEFINGLRVTDSETMEIVEMVLVGKINQEIVALLNQLGGKAVGLSGKDGQLIQAEKKLANWYDESGQEVTADIGYVGEVRKVNPAVIETLVTEGYIPVIAPIGVGRQGETYNINADYVAGAVAGALKAHKLILLTDVEGIFADLEDKKSLISCIKVDEVPGLINRGIISGGMIPKIQCCVEALEEGVSRAHIINGRIPHSLLLEIFTRKGIGTMVVK
- the argC gene encoding N-acetyl-gamma-glutamyl-phosphate reductase, producing the protein MVKALVIGATGYAGVELVRLLSRHRRVQLVGVTSQSHVDKPLSFVYPHLSGHVSLICKEQEMLDKISEADVVFVALPHGYSAPVVRKALDSGIKVIDLGADFRFDEADSYEEWYGEQHKEPELLAISVYGLPEVNRSKIKEAQLIANPGCYPTSTLLGLAPLVRERMVDLNSIVIDSKSGISGAGRKLTLATHFAESNENVSAYNVARHRHTPEIEQELAKLAGEKVKVTFTPHLIPMTRGILSTIYASLTEATNSDKLREIYLDYYRHEPFIRILPEEQWPHTKWVYGSNYCDLNLRVDHRTNRVIVVSAIDNLVKGAAGQAVQNMNLMFGFPETEGLEVVPVFP
- a CDS encoding argininosuccinate synthase, which produces MAKKVVLAYSGGLDTSIIIPWLKENYGYEVIAMVADVGQGEELAPLREKATKSGASKIYIEDVKREFVEDFIFPTLKAGAIYEGKYLLGTSFARPLIAKKLVEIAEKEGAEAVAHGATGKGNDQVRFELTVKALNPDLKIIAPWREWNIRSREQAIDYARERGIPVPVTKEHPYSMDRNLWHLSHEGGDLEDPWNEPKRHVYLIITPPEEAPDRPEYVEIEFEKGVPVKVNGKEYDPVALVEYLNEVAAANGVGIIDMVENRLVGMKSRGVYECPGGTVLFLAHRELESITLDRETMHFKQKVAVKYAQLVYDGMWYTPLKEALDAFVDSTQQTVTGTVRMKLYKGNCTPAGVKSPYSLYREDFATFGADEVYNQKDAEGFINLLGLPLKVRAMMRKENQEA